One genomic window of Quercus robur chromosome 6, dhQueRobu3.1, whole genome shotgun sequence includes the following:
- the LOC126689308 gene encoding L10-interacting MYB domain-containing protein-like, whose translation MDDAEDKKWPEAVERHFIDILLEEDAKGNMPQGQFKSGTWTAVVNEFNKRASKSYTKAQLTQKYQRLKQRHSTFSQLIARTGMGWDPISNTVTASDDAWAAAFADRTTSLTRGTL comes from the exons ATGGATGATGCCGAGGATAAGAAGTGGCCTGAAGCAGTTGAGAGACATTTTATTGACATCTTGTTAGAAGAGGATGCTAAAGGGAATATGCCCCAAGGCCAGTTCAAGTCTGGAACTTGGACAGCAGTTGTCAATGAGTTTAACAAGCGTGCGTCTAAAAGTTACACCAAGGCACAACTTACACAAAAATATCAACGACTGAAACAGAGACACAGCACTTTCTCCCAGCTCATCGCACGTACAGGAATGGGATGGGACCCCATTTCAAATACGGTGACGGCCAGTGACGATGCTTGGGCTGCTGCATTTGCG GATCGTACTACCTCGTTGACTCGGGGTACGCTATAG